GCGTGGCAATAGTGGTTTCTTGCAACTAACAGGTGGCAGTTTAGTTAAGCAGGGCACCAGTTTTCCGGTAAGCTTACCGCAGGCGCAAGGTCAGACCTTTACCGTTACAATTATCGAGATTACTAGCAATAGTTACACCCTGAAATTGGGCGAGGCTACAGAACTGGTGGGCATCAATGCCACTGGCTCCAGCTCTGGTGCTATTAAAATCGATTAGCAGATTAGTCACTTTCTATATTATAAATCATTTATTCACCATATTCTTCGAACCGTCGCCTCTTAACGTCTTATGAAAAAGCATACACTCTATTCCCTATGGCTTCTCGCTCCGATCGCTCTTTGTGCACAGGCAGAGAGTGATACCACCGTTGAAATCGATTTGTCGGATGTGATCGTAGTTGAAGATACCTCGGAGCAAGTCGGTGTAGCTTCCGAGCTTGTTTCACTTCCTGAAGAGAGTGCGAAAGTAGTCGAGATTCCTGAGAATCCGATTGAGGGTGCCAGTTTAGATTTGGAAGCGCCGATCATTCCAGCGGTGACTGAGAGTCTGCCTTCGGATACTGAGATTGTACTCGAAATTCCTGGTAAGGACGCGGTTGCTCCGGGCGAGGCTTCCATGTTAAGTGAGGAAACTATTTCTGTGGATTTTCCAGATGAGGACGTTCGCACGATTCTTCGTAATGTTGCCGAGCTCTTTGAGCTCAATCTGGTGATCCCCGATACCTTGATTGGACGCACTTCTATTAAGTTGCGTAACATTACTTGGCGCCAGGCATTTGAGGTCGTTCTTGAGCCGCTGGGGTATACCTATGTTGAAGATCGTAATATCGTGCGCATTAAGAGTATCGAAGAATTGACTACTGAACCTGTCGATACACATGTATTCATCGCAAATTATGCACGTGCGGATAACCTTTTAAGTTCGATTGCTCCCCTGATTGATAACTCTGCAGGTGGTCGTATTCAAGTCGATGTCCGTAGTAATGCACTCGTGATCACGGAGCGCCCTTCAAGGATGGGCAAGATTCAGGAAATTATAGAGCGCTTGGACCGGGCTACCGACCAGGTGATGATTGAGTCAAAGTTTATTGAAGTCACCAATACGGACACAAAGAATTTAGGTGTGAATTGGGCCTCTCTGAGTGGTTATAGTGCTTCTGCTGGACCTTTCCAGCGTGCATGGACTCGTGAACGCACGAACACAAATACAAGGACTTCGGGCACCGTTGATGATGAAGGCATTAATTCCAGTGACGGGCTTACCTACGAGAATGGAACCACTTTCAGTGATACGCTTGAGAGCTTGGCTTCTACCAGTCGTTTGGACACTGCTGTGTTTTCTGCGGATCAGTTTGAAGTGATTCTAAGTGCTTTGAATACCCAGGATGATATTAAACTGGTTTCTAACCCAACGGTGGTGACCTTGAATAATACACAGGCGAAAATCGCGATAGGTGAACGTTACCCGATCCCTGAGTATACCTTTAACGCGGAGACGGGACAACGTCAGCTGGATCAAATCAATTATGAAGATATCGGTATCAATCTAGATGTGACACCGCAGGTGAATAGCGCTGGATTTATTAACCTTAAAATCATTCCTGAGGTGTCGAGTTCAGATCGCTTTGCACTGATCGAGAATACGGAAATTCCCATCATTGAAAGTCGCCGCACTGAAACGACTATCATGGTCAAGGATGGCTACACTTTAGCGATCGGCGGTTTAGTAGAAGATAGTACTTCCAAACGTGATACTAAAGTTCCGGTCTTAGGGAATTTACCCGGCATCGGGCGTCTCTTCAGCAGTGAGTCTGATGAAATCTCTCAACGAAATTTAATCATCTTCATCACCGCTAAGACACTCAATCCCGATGGCTCGACTTATCGTGATATTATAGATCCACGCGTAATTGATCGTATGGGGATTGTTCCGAGTGAGTTGCCTGGGTATAATTTGAGCGTCGAAGAGAAGAGCTTATTAGATAAGTTGGATGCATACCGAACCCAGGCCGATCAGGAAAAAGCCTTAGAGGCAGCTAGGCAGCAAATTAAAGCTATAGAATACCGTAAGCTGCAGGAGGAGCGTGATACACTCGAAGAGACGCCTACTCAGGCCAGCAAACCACGCAGCTTGCGCTAGTTTACAATTGGATCCTCAGAAAGGTTCACATGACTATTATTAAGAATATGATACGAGTTATCGCAGTGCCATATCGTGGCCTTCTTGGCATGCTGCTCTTAGCTCTGCTGCCATGCTCCGCTTTCGCGCAGAATTATGAGCTTTCTGTGGGGGATGATTATGGGGCGATGGTTGATGAGTATGGGAATCTCTTTGTCTGGGGTGCCATTGAAGGGGGCAGTGGGCAGATTGAACAAATTTTGCCTGCTGAATCTTGGAAGTCGGTGGCTGTTAGTCGAACCTCTGCTGCGGAGGCACATGTACTAGCGATCCGTAGTGATGGTACTTTGTGGGCATGGGGAAGTAACGATCGTGGTCAGCTGGGGGATGGCAGCCAGATTGATCGTGCAGAGCCGGTGCAAATCGGTTCGGCATCGAATTGGAAGCAAGTTGCCGCTGGAGAGGACTTTTCTATGGGGCTACTCGAAAATGGCCTTCTTTATACTTGGGGAGACAATTCTTTCGGGCAGCTGGGGTATGGACCTGTAGCGAATGATGTATCGATCGACATGCAGGATTCACCTAGTCTCCATGTTGGAGGCCTTTATCAAGCCATTTCTGCAGGGAATGTGCACGCACATGCGATTCGTGACGATGGTACTCTATGGGCTTGGGGCAGCGGAGGCCGTGCTACAAATGCAGGTTATGAATTGGGGATTCTTGCGAATGGTCGTGTTCCAGTGGGGCCTGTTTTGCCGACACAAGTCGGTTCGTTAAATGGTTGGACCGCACTTTATAGTGGCTATACCGTCACTTACGCGATTCGGGATTCTGGTTCACAAACTGGACAGCTTTGGGTTTGGGGCAGTGATAGCATCCTCGGGAATGGTTCCTATAACGCGGCGACCCCCGCTCGTGTTGGCAATGGCACTGGTTGGGTCTCGGTCTCTGCGAGTAGCACCCATACGCTTGCTTTAAAATCAGATGGCAGTCTGTGGGGCTGGGGCATGAATAATCCGAACGGTCAACTCGGCTTGCCCCTGTATAACTCTAAAGGAAGTGTTATTTCTGCTAACGTAAAAAAAGATACGCCCACCGCGTTGGAAGCAGACGCTAGCTTTCTAGCGGTCGGTGCCGGAGAAGATTACTCGGCGATTATTCGCAGCGATGGCTTTCTGTTGACGGCGGGGTTGAACACTGCAGGGCAATTGGCCAATGGCTCTAATCTAGGGACTGGGCAGGATTATTTTGAGACGAGTCAATTGGGCATCGCTGATTTGGTGGCGACCTCACTTAGCTTGAGCACGACTTCACCAACGCCAGGCTCGACTGTCACCGCAACTCTCACTTTGACGAATGAGGGGACAGGCTTGATCGATACCGATTTTAACGTGGCTGTGGTTCTGAATACCACGACTGAGTTCGAGCACGGCACCGCGTTGACCTTTTCAGGAGGCTCCAATGAAGTCACCGTAACAGACGATATTGCTTCAGGCGATAGCATTTCTGTCAGCCTTGCGCTCGATATACCTGCGAACGTCAATCAAGGGAATTACTATTTTGTGGCGAAGGCGGATGCTTCGGAGCCCGATCTCGTAGATGAAACCGACGAAGATAATAATACTGTAGCCACGGAGAGTAGTTTTGATTTCTCACCGGATCTAACAGTGCCGAGTGGTGGTTTGCTTGTTGTCAATACACCTGGCGACGGGGTCTACGATCCCAATACTTCGGACACGATTGATATAGAATTAGACATCGAAAATTCTGGTAATGGCACACTACCAGCGGGCACGGAATTTGACCTGCGTCTCTTTCTTACACCTGAGCGCAGTGATGATAATTCAGAGATCATCGAGCTCGAAAGTGAAGAGCCTGTTGCACTGAGCGTAGATTTGTTGCCAGGCCAGGGGATTTCACCAACGCTATCTTTTAGTTATAGCGTGCCGAGAATGCCTGCTGGTTATTTTTATGTCGCGGTTACTTTGGACGTGAATGAAGACGTCACCGAGCAGGAAGAAATTACTGATGATAATGGTCTAGTCACTCAAGTAGACGGTGAGGCGAATAATAGTGCCTATTCTGCGACTCTGATCGAGGTGTCTGGACTGACTATTAAGGAGGCCATCGATCAAGATGGCTCGGCACTTGTTTTCAGCACCTCCGGCGATGGTGAGTGGTTTGGTCAATCCTTTGTCTCGAATGACGGGGTGGATTCGGTGCAAAGCCCTTCCTTGGACGTGGGGGAGAGCGCTACTTTCAGCACCTCATTCTCCACACCTGTGGCGATTACCTTCGACTGGAATTCGCAAACTAGTAGTTCTGAGAATCGTGCCTATTTCCAAGTTGTGAACGGCACAACAGGTGGTACGGATAATGAAATTTCCGGCAACACGGGTGGTTGGATTGATGGCGTGGCCCGTGTGGTGCCTGCCAGTGGGCGAGCCGAATGGGTCTTCGAACAAGGAGTCGAAGCCACCGGCGATGCCGTATATGTGGATAACTTACAATTTGTTGAAATCGATGAGCCAGACTTAGTGATTGATGACATTTATCTGACGGGAGACGATGCGGGCAGCTATACGCTTATGAGCGATCGCCTGGATCTGACTGTGAATAGTCGTAACCAAGGTGTCTCCACGACCCCCAGTGATCAGTATGTAATCTCTATTTATCTGTCGAAAGATTCGATTTTTGATCGCCCTGATAGTGATCCTCTGACCGCGGATGATATTTTAGTTCGCCAAGTGACGGTTACCAAGCCGATTGAGGAAGGTGACCCTGCCGTGAATGCGCTCTCCATTCAA
The nucleotide sequence above comes from Coraliomargarita algicola. Encoded proteins:
- a CDS encoding type II secretion system protein GspD, yielding MKKHTLYSLWLLAPIALCAQAESDTTVEIDLSDVIVVEDTSEQVGVASELVSLPEESAKVVEIPENPIEGASLDLEAPIIPAVTESLPSDTEIVLEIPGKDAVAPGEASMLSEETISVDFPDEDVRTILRNVAELFELNLVIPDTLIGRTSIKLRNITWRQAFEVVLEPLGYTYVEDRNIVRIKSIEELTTEPVDTHVFIANYARADNLLSSIAPLIDNSAGGRIQVDVRSNALVITERPSRMGKIQEIIERLDRATDQVMIESKFIEVTNTDTKNLGVNWASLSGYSASAGPFQRAWTRERTNTNTRTSGTVDDEGINSSDGLTYENGTTFSDTLESLASTSRLDTAVFSADQFEVILSALNTQDDIKLVSNPTVVTLNNTQAKIAIGERYPIPEYTFNAETGQRQLDQINYEDIGINLDVTPQVNSAGFINLKIIPEVSSSDRFALIENTEIPIIESRRTETTIMVKDGYTLAIGGLVEDSTSKRDTKVPVLGNLPGIGRLFSSESDEISQRNLIIFITAKTLNPDGSTYRDIIDPRVIDRMGIVPSELPGYNLSVEEKSLLDKLDAYRTQADQEKALEAARQQIKAIEYRKLQEERDTLEETPTQASKPRSLR